A genomic window from Pseudogulbenkiania sp. MAI-1 includes:
- a CDS encoding ABC transporter ATP-binding protein: MAAVSLQGIEKDFGSTRTLFGIDLEIADGEFVVFVGPSGCGKSTLLRSIAGLEEITGGELKIDGVRVNELPPVKRGISMVFQSYALYPHMSVFENMAFGLKLAGQRKADYTQQVEQVAKVLQIEHLLARKPKELSGGQRQRVAIGRAIVQRPKVFLFDEPLSNLDAALRVQMRIEIARLHRELKTTMIYVTHDQVEAMTLADRIVVLRAGRIEQVGTPTELYYEPANRFVAGFLGSPSMNFLTGTLTGVDPQGATVTLADQQRVRVSVDAGSARIGDEVTVGIRPEHLSLGVDGNAFNGKTIAIEHLGDSSVLYFDAPGSSEPVSARLPPLAQAEPGQACRLAFDPANGHLFTADGIALRRLHPKVQNNTKPAEACPQ, translated from the coding sequence ATGGCAGCAGTCAGTCTACAAGGCATCGAAAAGGACTTCGGCTCGACCCGAACCCTGTTCGGCATCGACCTCGAGATCGCCGATGGCGAGTTCGTGGTATTCGTCGGCCCGTCCGGCTGCGGCAAGTCGACGCTGTTGCGCTCGATCGCCGGCTTGGAGGAAATCACCGGCGGCGAGCTGAAGATCGACGGCGTGCGCGTGAACGAACTGCCGCCGGTCAAGCGCGGCATCTCGATGGTGTTCCAGTCGTACGCACTCTATCCGCACATGTCGGTGTTCGAGAACATGGCGTTCGGCCTCAAACTCGCCGGCCAGCGCAAGGCGGACTACACGCAGCAGGTCGAGCAGGTGGCCAAGGTGCTGCAGATCGAGCATCTGCTTGCGCGCAAGCCGAAGGAGCTGTCGGGTGGCCAGCGCCAGCGCGTGGCGATCGGCCGCGCCATCGTGCAGCGCCCCAAGGTGTTCCTGTTCGACGAGCCGCTGTCCAACCTCGACGCCGCGCTGCGCGTGCAGATGCGTATCGAGATCGCCCGCCTGCACCGCGAACTCAAGACCACCATGATCTACGTGACCCATGATCAAGTGGAAGCGATGACCCTGGCCGACCGCATCGTGGTGCTGCGCGCCGGCCGCATCGAGCAGGTGGGCACGCCGACCGAACTGTATTACGAACCGGCCAACCGCTTTGTCGCCGGCTTCCTCGGCTCGCCCTCGATGAACTTCCTCACCGGTACGCTGACTGGCGTCGACCCGCAGGGCGCCACCGTGACGCTGGCCGACCAGCAGCGGGTACGCGTGAGCGTGGATGCCGGCTCCGCCCGCATCGGCGACGAAGTCACCGTCGGCATCCGCCCCGAACACCTGAGCCTGGGCGTGGATGGCAACGCGTTCAATGGCAAGACGATCGCCATCGAGCACCTGGGCGATTCCTCGGTGCTGTACTTCGACGCGCCCGGCAGCAGCGAGCCGGTGTCGGCGCGCCTGCCGCCGCTGGCCCAGGCCGAGCCGGGCCAGGCCTGCCGGCTGGCGTTCGACCCGGCCAACGGCCACCTGTTTACCGCAGACGGTATCGCGCTGCGCCGGCTGCACCCCAAGGTTCAAAACAATACCAAACCCGCGGAAGCCTGCCCGCAGTAG
- the malE gene encoding maltose/maltodextrin ABC transporter substrate-binding protein MalE has protein sequence MTMTRRQFGNVAMLSLSLAVAGAFAAPYAAAADNGKLVIWINGDKGYRGLAKVGEEFTKKTGVQVVVEHPEDAPAKFQQAAAAGKGPDIWVWPHDRLGEWASAGLITPIKPSAKIRGEIEDIGWRAFTSGGKVWGYPIAIEAVALIYNKDLVPTPPKTFDEVIALDKKLAAMGKKAILWDFTNTYFTWPLLGAGGGYPFKHQPDGSYDAKNTGVNNAGAVAGVNTLMKLIDSGAMPKSASYSDMDAGVNKGKIAMMINGPWAWDNLKKSRINFGVAPIPTVNGKPAAPFVGVLGAMINASSKNKELATEFIENNMLTLPGLKTINDDVALGVPANKAFYSQLKSDPNIQAAMMSAKGGAPMPNNPEMGKFWSTMQTTLQNITQGRQSVKAGLDGAAARIATK, from the coding sequence ATGACCATGACCCGCCGCCAATTCGGCAATGTTGCGATGTTGTCGCTCTCGCTGGCCGTTGCCGGCGCCTTTGCCGCCCCTTATGCCGCCGCTGCCGACAACGGCAAGCTGGTGATCTGGATCAACGGCGACAAAGGCTACCGCGGCCTGGCCAAAGTCGGCGAGGAGTTCACCAAGAAAACCGGTGTGCAAGTGGTGGTCGAGCACCCGGAAGACGCGCCGGCCAAGTTCCAGCAGGCCGCCGCCGCCGGCAAGGGCCCGGACATCTGGGTGTGGCCGCACGACCGCCTGGGCGAGTGGGCCAGCGCCGGCCTGATCACGCCGATCAAGCCGAGCGCCAAGATACGCGGCGAGATCGAGGACATCGGCTGGCGCGCGTTCACCTCGGGCGGCAAGGTATGGGGCTACCCGATTGCGATCGAGGCGGTGGCGCTGATCTACAACAAGGATTTGGTGCCGACCCCGCCCAAGACCTTCGACGAAGTGATCGCGCTCGACAAGAAGCTGGCCGCCATGGGCAAGAAGGCCATACTGTGGGATTTCACCAATACCTACTTCACCTGGCCACTGCTGGGCGCGGGCGGCGGCTATCCGTTCAAGCATCAGCCTGACGGTTCTTACGATGCCAAGAACACCGGCGTGAACAACGCCGGCGCGGTGGCGGGCGTGAACACGCTGATGAAGCTGATCGACAGTGGCGCAATGCCGAAGAGCGCCTCGTATTCCGACATGGACGCCGGCGTGAACAAGGGCAAGATCGCCATGATGATCAACGGCCCGTGGGCATGGGACAACCTGAAGAAGAGCCGAATCAACTTCGGCGTGGCGCCGATCCCCACCGTGAACGGCAAGCCGGCCGCGCCGTTTGTCGGCGTGCTCGGCGCGATGATCAACGCCTCGAGCAAGAACAAGGAACTGGCCACCGAGTTCATCGAGAACAACATGCTGACCCTGCCGGGCCTCAAGACCATCAACGACGACGTGGCGCTCGGCGTACCGGCCAACAAGGCGTTCTACAGCCAGCTCAAGAGCGACCCGAACATCCAGGCCGCCATGATGAGCGCCAAGGGTGGCGCGCCGATGCCGAACAACCCGGAGATGGGCAAGTTCTGGTCGACCATGCAAACCACGCTGCAGAACATCACCCAGGGTCGCCAGAGCGTGAAGGCCGGCCTCGACGGGGCCGCGGCGCGCATCGCCACCAAGTAA
- the malF gene encoding maltose ABC transporter permease MalF produces MQRINQRLAWMGVGALLLLIGFWLVFLVYQAGHYWLALGGLVLLAASGWVFTSPRAYAWRYLYPGVAAILVFVLFPTLYTVRIGFTNYSSTNLLTFSRATAYLLDQTYSNGGEPLKLALYPRGKKWQLALSSEAGKTWLSDEVKLGAANKQTLALREAAVLPAGEKAGLKEVIAEQAALKALELTLPGVATPYRLSSLSEFAPAQRLYRQAADGSLTNQQTGAVLRANFKTGFYETAAGEKVAPGFRVNVGWSNFQRLFDSAELQAPLLRVFAWTVVFAALTVLFTFSVGFTLATVLSWEALRFKTAYRVLLFLPYAVPGFISILIFRGLFNENFGEINMVLNGLFGIQPSWFSDPLLAKVMLLLVNTWLGYPYTMLLSLGLIKSIPADLYEASAINGASAWTNLTRITLPLVLKPIAPLLIASFAFNFNNFVLISLLTDGRPDFTDSVVPAGTTDILVSYTYRIAFQDSGQNFGLAAAISTLIFVLVAVLSLINLRLSRVNAQAKK; encoded by the coding sequence ATGCAACGGATCAATCAGCGCCTGGCCTGGATGGGGGTGGGCGCGCTGCTTCTGCTGATCGGCTTCTGGCTGGTCTTCCTGGTCTACCAGGCCGGCCATTACTGGTTGGCGCTCGGCGGGCTCGTCTTGTTGGCCGCATCCGGCTGGGTATTCACTTCGCCGCGCGCCTACGCCTGGCGCTACCTCTATCCGGGGGTGGCCGCGATCTTGGTGTTCGTGCTGTTTCCGACGCTATACACCGTGCGCATCGGCTTTACCAACTACAGCTCGACCAACCTGCTGACCTTCTCGCGGGCCACCGCGTATCTGCTCGACCAGACCTATTCCAACGGCGGTGAACCGCTCAAGCTGGCGCTGTATCCGCGCGGCAAGAAATGGCAGCTCGCACTTTCCAGCGAGGCCGGCAAAACCTGGCTGTCAGACGAGGTGAAGCTTGGCGCGGCGAACAAGCAGACGCTTGCGCTGCGCGAAGCTGCCGTGCTGCCGGCCGGCGAGAAGGCGGGCCTGAAAGAGGTGATCGCAGAGCAGGCGGCGCTCAAGGCACTCGAGCTGACCCTGCCCGGCGTGGCTACGCCATACCGGCTGAGCTCGCTGAGTGAATTCGCGCCGGCCCAGCGCCTGTACCGCCAGGCCGCCGACGGCAGCCTGACCAACCAGCAGACCGGCGCCGTGTTGCGCGCCAACTTCAAGACCGGCTTCTACGAGACCGCCGCCGGCGAAAAGGTGGCGCCGGGCTTTCGCGTCAACGTGGGCTGGAGCAACTTCCAGCGCCTGTTCGACAGTGCCGAGCTGCAGGCACCGCTGCTGCGCGTGTTCGCCTGGACCGTGGTGTTCGCCGCGCTGACCGTGCTGTTCACCTTCAGCGTCGGCTTTACCCTCGCCACGGTGCTGAGCTGGGAAGCGCTGCGCTTCAAGACCGCCTACCGCGTGCTGTTGTTCCTGCCTTATGCCGTGCCGGGTTTCATCTCGATCCTGATCTTCCGTGGCTTGTTCAACGAGAATTTCGGCGAGATCAACATGGTGTTGAACGGCCTGTTCGGCATCCAGCCGAGCTGGTTTTCCGACCCCTTGCTCGCCAAGGTGATGCTGCTCCTGGTCAACACCTGGCTCGGCTACCCGTACACCATGCTGCTGAGCCTGGGACTGATCAAGTCGATTCCGGCCGACCTGTACGAGGCTTCCGCCATCAACGGCGCCAGCGCCTGGACCAACCTCACGCGCATCACGCTGCCCTTGGTGCTCAAGCCGATCGCGCCGTTGTTGATTGCCTCGTTCGCCTTCAACTTCAACAACTTCGTGCTGATTTCGCTGCTGACCGACGGCCGCCCGGACTTTACCGACAGCGTGGTGCCGGCCGGTACGACCGACATCCTCGTGTCGTACACCTACCGCATCGCGTTCCAGGATTCCGGCCAGAACTTCGGCCTGGCCGCCGCCATCTCGACCCTGATCTTTGTCCTGGTGGCCGTGCTCTCGCTGATCAACCTGCGCCTGTCGCGTGTGAACGCACAGGCAAAGAAATAA
- the malG gene encoding maltose ABC transporter permease MalG yields MAMVQDKTHRGRLALAHIGLIAFVLLTLFPFLMIVSISLRPGNFSAGSLIPDTVSLEHWKLALGFSYTDSAGQVIQPPFPVLRWLWNSVKIAGISATVILLLSTTCAYAFARLRFRGRQLGLNALLLVQMFPAVLSLIAIYAIFDQIGNYVPWLGIDSHGSVVLAYAGGIALHIWTIKGYFDTIPVEIEEAAIMDGASHFQAFRHVLLPMALPILCVVFLLAFIGAIIEYPVASILLHQEENLTLAVGSKLYLYTQNYLWGDFAAAAILSGLPITVLFVVAQRWMVNGLTSGGVKG; encoded by the coding sequence ATGGCCATGGTGCAAGACAAAACCCATCGCGGCCGGCTGGCGCTGGCGCACATCGGGCTGATCGCCTTCGTGCTGTTGACGCTGTTTCCGTTCCTGATGATCGTGTCGATCTCGCTGCGCCCCGGCAACTTTTCGGCCGGCAGCCTGATTCCGGATACCGTCAGCCTCGAGCACTGGAAGCTCGCGCTCGGTTTCTCGTATACCGACAGCGCCGGTCAGGTGATCCAGCCGCCGTTCCCGGTGCTGCGCTGGCTGTGGAACTCGGTCAAGATCGCCGGCATCAGCGCCACGGTGATCCTGCTGCTGTCCACCACCTGCGCCTACGCGTTCGCGCGGCTGCGTTTCCGTGGCCGCCAACTGGGCCTGAACGCGCTGCTGCTGGTGCAGATGTTCCCGGCCGTGCTGTCGCTGATCGCGATCTACGCCATCTTCGACCAGATCGGCAACTACGTGCCGTGGCTCGGCATCGACAGCCATGGCAGCGTGGTGCTGGCCTACGCCGGCGGCATCGCCCTGCACATCTGGACCATCAAGGGCTACTTCGACACCATCCCGGTGGAGATCGAAGAGGCCGCCATCATGGACGGCGCCAGCCACTTCCAGGCGTTCCGGCACGTGCTGTTGCCGATGGCGCTGCCGATCCTGTGCGTGGTGTTCCTGCTCGCCTTCATCGGCGCCATCATCGAATATCCGGTGGCCTCCATCCTGCTGCACCAGGAAGAAAACCTGACGCTGGCGGTGGGTTCCAAGTTATACCTTTACACCCAGAACTACCTGTGGGGCGATTTTGCCGCGGCCGCGATTCTGTCCGGCTTGCCAATCACCGTATTGTTCGTGGTGGCGCAGCGCTGGATGGTCAACGGGCTGACCAGCGGGGGTGTGAAGGGGTGA
- the katG gene encoding catalase/peroxidase HPI yields MSTESKCPFKHTAGGGTSNQDWWPNQLNLKILHQHSSLSDPIGEGFDYAAEFKSLDLAAVKQDLLALMTDSQDWWPADFGHYGPLFIRMAWHSAGTYRTGDGRGGAGAGQQRFAPLNSWPDNANLDKARRLLWPIKQKYGRKISWADLMILAGNVALESMGFKTFGFAGGREDVWEPEEDVYWGAETTWLENKRYSGERDLENPLAAVQMGLIYVNPEGPDGNPDPIAAARDIRETFARMAMNDEETVALIAGGHTFGKTHGAGPASHVGAEPEAAGIEEQGLGWTSSFGTGKGGDTITSGLEVTWTTTPTQWSNNFFENLFGYEWELSKSPAGAHQWVAKDGAGAGTIPDAHDPSRRHAPTMLTTDLSLRFDPAYEKISRRFYENPDQFADAFARAWFKLTHRDMGPRARYLGPEVPAEELLWQDPIPAVDHQVVDEQDIAALKGKILASGLSVSQLVSTAWASASTFRGSDKRGGANGARIRLAPQKDWEVNQPEQLATVLKTLEGIQREFNSAQAGGKKVSLADLIVLGGCAGVEQAAQKAGHAVTVPFAPGRMDASQEQTDVVSMAVLEPIADGFRNYLKGKYPVSAEALLVDKAQLLTLTAPEMTVLVGGLRVLNANVGQGRHGVFTQRPETLTNDFFLNLLDMGTEWKAVSDAKDVFEGRDRATGQLKWTGTRVDLVFGSNSQLRALAEVYGSADAEEKFVHDFVAAWNKVMNLDRFDLA; encoded by the coding sequence ATGTCGACTGAATCGAAATGCCCTTTCAAACATACCGCTGGCGGCGGCACGTCGAACCAGGACTGGTGGCCCAATCAGCTGAACCTGAAAATCCTGCACCAGCACTCGTCCCTGTCCGATCCCATAGGCGAGGGCTTCGACTACGCGGCGGAGTTCAAGAGTCTCGACCTGGCGGCCGTGAAGCAGGATCTCCTGGCGCTGATGACCGACTCGCAGGACTGGTGGCCGGCGGACTTCGGCCACTACGGCCCCTTGTTCATCCGCATGGCCTGGCACAGCGCCGGCACCTACCGCACCGGCGACGGCCGAGGCGGGGCGGGGGCCGGCCAGCAGCGCTTCGCGCCCCTCAACAGCTGGCCCGACAACGCCAACCTCGACAAGGCGCGCCGATTGTTGTGGCCGATCAAACAGAAGTACGGCCGGAAGATCTCCTGGGCCGACCTGATGATTCTCGCCGGCAACGTCGCGCTGGAGTCGATGGGCTTCAAGACCTTCGGTTTCGCCGGCGGGCGCGAGGACGTCTGGGAGCCGGAAGAAGATGTCTACTGGGGTGCCGAAACCACCTGGCTGGAGAACAAGCGCTACTCCGGCGAGCGTGACCTCGAAAACCCGCTCGCGGCCGTACAAATGGGCCTGATCTACGTCAACCCGGAAGGCCCGGACGGCAACCCCGACCCGATCGCGGCGGCCAGGGATATTCGCGAAACGTTTGCCCGCATGGCGATGAACGATGAAGAGACGGTGGCGCTCATCGCGGGCGGCCACACCTTCGGCAAGACCCACGGCGCCGGTCCGGCGTCCCACGTGGGGGCCGAGCCGGAAGCCGCCGGCATCGAAGAGCAGGGCCTGGGCTGGACGAGCAGCTTCGGCACCGGCAAAGGCGGCGACACCATCACCAGCGGCCTGGAGGTGACCTGGACGACCACGCCGACCCAGTGGAGCAACAACTTCTTCGAAAACCTGTTCGGCTACGAATGGGAGCTGAGCAAGAGTCCAGCCGGTGCGCACCAGTGGGTCGCCAAGGACGGCGCGGGCGCGGGGACCATCCCGGACGCGCACGACCCGTCCAGGCGCCACGCTCCGACGATGCTGACGACGGATCTGTCGCTGCGCTTCGATCCGGCCTACGAAAAGATCTCGCGGCGCTTCTACGAGAACCCGGACCAGTTCGCCGATGCATTCGCCCGGGCGTGGTTCAAGCTGACGCACCGCGACATGGGGCCGCGCGCCCGCTATCTCGGCCCCGAAGTGCCGGCGGAAGAACTGCTCTGGCAGGACCCCATCCCCGCGGTCGATCACCAGGTGGTCGATGAGCAGGACATTGCCGCCCTCAAGGGCAAGATCCTGGCTTCGGGCCTGTCCGTCTCGCAACTGGTATCCACCGCCTGGGCATCGGCGTCCACCTTCCGCGGCTCCGACAAGCGCGGCGGCGCCAACGGTGCCCGCATTCGCCTCGCGCCGCAGAAGGATTGGGAAGTCAATCAGCCTGAGCAACTGGCGACCGTGCTCAAGACGCTGGAAGGCATCCAGCGCGAGTTCAACAGCGCCCAGGCCGGCGGCAAGAAGGTCTCGCTCGCCGACCTGATCGTGCTGGGCGGTTGCGCCGGCGTCGAGCAGGCGGCGCAGAAGGCGGGGCACGCCGTGACGGTTCCGTTTGCGCCGGGCCGCATGGACGCCTCGCAGGAGCAAACCGACGTGGTCTCCATGGCGGTGCTCGAACCGATCGCGGACGGCTTCCGCAACTACCTCAAGGGCAAATACCCGGTATCGGCAGAGGCCCTGCTGGTTGACAAGGCGCAATTGCTGACGCTGACGGCGCCGGAGATGACGGTGCTGGTGGGCGGCCTGCGCGTCCTGAACGCCAACGTCGGGCAGGGCCGGCACGGGGTCTTCACCCAGCGGCCGGAGACTCTGACCAACGACTTCTTCCTGAACCTGCTCGACATGGGCACGGAGTGGAAGGCGGTGTCGGACGCCAAGGACGTGTTCGAGGGGCGTGACCGCGCAACGGGGCAGCTCAAGTGGACCGGCACCCGTGTCGATCTCGTCTTCGGTTCGAACTCCCAGCTTAGGGCCTTGGCGGAAGTCTATGGCAGCGCGGACGCCGAGGAGAAGTTTGTCCATGACTTCGTCGCGGCCTGGAACAAGGTGATGAACCTCGACCGCTTCGACCTGGCGTGA
- a CDS encoding ABC transporter substrate-binding protein: protein MQGPKASKWVVNRCCQVLLAILLCCISLSSYSKTITLLSIEYPPYTGHSLKQEGLITAIAVAAFSRVGYQLNIQYRPWARALQEVKRGESAGVLDVWYSKERTAFLEFSQPLFVSEVGFYARSNKKIDVRDLSKLGKFTIGVVRGTLKPPNFEAARLRMEDGIDDASNLLKLAAGRVDLVMTDRRVGEYLLRHRLQPLRSQLVWLTPAIYQFPLYVGFSKRYPGWEKIVTDFNTGLALLQKDGTLEKIKSDKEY, encoded by the coding sequence ATGCAGGGCCCCAAGGCCAGCAAATGGGTTGTAAATAGATGTTGCCAGGTACTACTGGCTATATTGCTATGCTGTATTTCTTTAAGCAGTTACTCCAAAACGATTACTTTACTTTCGATTGAGTACCCTCCTTACACTGGACACTCCTTGAAACAGGAAGGGCTCATCACAGCCATCGCCGTAGCTGCATTCAGTCGCGTGGGCTACCAGCTGAATATTCAGTACCGGCCTTGGGCTCGCGCCCTTCAGGAGGTCAAAAGAGGGGAGAGCGCCGGCGTTCTGGATGTTTGGTATTCCAAGGAGAGGACCGCTTTTCTGGAGTTTAGCCAGCCCCTCTTTGTTAGCGAAGTCGGATTTTATGCGCGCTCGAACAAAAAAATTGATGTGCGTGACTTGTCCAAGCTTGGCAAGTTCACTATCGGTGTCGTGCGGGGAACGCTCAAGCCACCGAATTTCGAAGCCGCACGCTTGCGCATGGAAGATGGCATCGATGATGCCAGCAATCTGCTCAAACTCGCCGCAGGGAGGGTGGATCTGGTCATGACGGACAGGCGGGTGGGAGAGTATCTTCTGCGGCACCGGTTGCAGCCACTTCGTTCACAACTTGTCTGGCTGACGCCTGCCATCTATCAATTCCCGCTTTATGTAGGGTTTTCCAAGCGATATCCTGGTTGGGAAAAGATCGTGACCGACTTTAACACCGGCTTGGCCTTGTTGCAGAAGGACGGCACTCTGGAGAAAATTAAAAGCGATAAGGAGTATTAG
- a CDS encoding GlxA family transcriptional regulator, translating to MGNNDVFSRQNEVAKPLSVGFILAPQFTLSAFSNFIDALRLAADDGDFSRQIRCKWKVLSHDAQPIASSCGLEVIPTARLEDPKSFDYIVVVGGLLHAGKKIAPQLVSYLKNAAESDVPLVGVCTGSFILARTGLMQGRNCCVSWFHHQHFETEFPKLSVSSDELFIIDDKRMTCAGGAGVMHLAAHIIEKHCGKFEAARALRIMLEEMPLPATTPQPQPVLTEKVSNLTVRKAMLLIERNISSPLSIEDLARKVNVSLRQLERLFHAEVGMTPANFSLKLRLNHAKHLLLSTKHQISYIVFECGFINTSHFTRRFRAEFGVTPTDMRNTGGVKNNAQ from the coding sequence ATGGGTAACAATGATGTATTTTCCAGGCAGAATGAAGTGGCAAAACCATTATCGGTAGGTTTCATACTCGCACCCCAGTTCACTCTGAGTGCATTCTCAAATTTCATTGATGCGCTTAGATTGGCAGCAGACGACGGCGACTTTAGCCGTCAGATTCGCTGCAAATGGAAAGTGTTAAGCCATGATGCTCAACCTATTGCATCCAGTTGCGGGCTGGAGGTCATCCCCACCGCAAGACTGGAAGACCCGAAGTCATTCGACTATATCGTCGTCGTCGGCGGCCTGTTGCACGCCGGAAAAAAAATAGCCCCCCAATTGGTGAGCTATCTGAAAAATGCCGCAGAATCGGATGTGCCGCTAGTGGGCGTTTGCACCGGAAGCTTCATATTGGCACGTACCGGGCTGATGCAAGGTCGTAATTGCTGCGTAAGCTGGTTTCACCATCAGCACTTCGAGACCGAATTCCCCAAACTATCGGTCAGCTCGGATGAATTATTCATCATTGACGACAAGAGAATGACCTGCGCCGGAGGGGCGGGAGTCATGCATCTGGCTGCCCATATCATTGAGAAGCATTGTGGGAAATTCGAAGCCGCACGGGCGCTTCGCATCATGCTTGAGGAAATGCCGCTACCGGCGACCACCCCTCAGCCGCAGCCTGTCTTGACAGAAAAAGTATCGAACCTGACCGTACGCAAAGCCATGCTTTTGATTGAGCGCAATATAAGTAGCCCTCTTTCAATCGAGGACCTTGCGCGAAAGGTCAATGTCAGCCTCAGACAGCTTGAGCGATTGTTTCACGCAGAGGTTGGCATGACACCCGCGAATTTCTCCTTGAAACTAAGATTAAACCATGCCAAACATTTGCTGCTAAGCACCAAACATCAAATATCTTATATCGTATTTGAGTGCGGATTCATCAATACCTCGCATTTCACGCGGCGTTTCAGGGCAGAGTTTGGCGTAACCCCTACCGACATGAGAAATACAGGCGGCGTTAAAAACAATGCCCAATAG
- a CDS encoding glycine betaine/L-proline ABC transporter ATP-binding protein — MTPNTTFALKGVTRPGAIEEAIPSVAASGADILTVKNLSKIFGPKPERAAELLKQGLGRNEVFAQTGNMVAVNNVSLSVKAGEIFVIMGLSGSGKSTLVRLLNRLIEPTSGQVILEGRDIAPMSTAELRDVRRKKMAMVFQSFALLPNRTVLDNIAYGLEVAGLNKAERYDIARAALNRVGLGSYEKLFPSELSGGMQQRVGLARALAVNPSVLLMDEAFSALDPLIRSEMQNELLRLQKEERRTIVFISHDIEEALKIGGRIGIMKDGCLIQVGTPAELIHSPADDYVRDFFRNVDISRFLKASSMLTKVDRGLISCDVSTPSEQFLNQLIDSGAECGYVCDESGRYQGCVTPASLHKSGRSPIRDALLRDINAVSLDADLHELAAISLNQEHDVPVTDAAGKLVGVVSCRTILKQIMERRGV; from the coding sequence ATGACCCCAAACACGACATTTGCACTGAAGGGCGTGACACGTCCGGGTGCAATAGAGGAAGCCATACCTTCGGTCGCGGCTTCCGGGGCCGATATTCTTACGGTCAAAAACCTGTCGAAAATCTTCGGGCCGAAACCCGAACGTGCGGCAGAGCTGCTGAAGCAAGGTCTCGGCCGGAACGAAGTCTTTGCCCAAACCGGCAACATGGTGGCAGTCAATAATGTAAGCCTCAGCGTCAAAGCCGGCGAGATTTTCGTCATCATGGGATTGTCCGGCTCTGGGAAGTCGACGCTCGTTCGACTGCTCAACCGTTTGATTGAACCCACATCCGGCCAGGTCATTCTCGAAGGCCGTGATATCGCGCCCATGTCCACTGCTGAATTGCGAGACGTCCGCCGGAAGAAGATGGCGATGGTGTTCCAGTCTTTCGCGCTGCTGCCAAACCGGACGGTGCTCGACAACATCGCCTATGGACTGGAAGTCGCGGGGCTGAATAAAGCGGAACGGTACGACATCGCCCGAGCCGCACTGAACCGGGTTGGGCTGGGCTCGTATGAAAAGCTCTTCCCGAGCGAGCTTTCGGGCGGCATGCAGCAGCGTGTAGGCCTGGCGCGTGCCCTCGCGGTGAATCCGTCGGTGTTGCTGATGGACGAAGCGTTCTCTGCTCTGGACCCGCTGATTCGGTCCGAAATGCAGAACGAGCTGCTGCGCCTTCAGAAGGAGGAGCGGCGGACCATCGTCTTCATCTCTCACGATATTGAAGAGGCCCTCAAGATCGGCGGCCGAATCGGCATCATGAAGGATGGCTGCCTGATTCAGGTTGGCACCCCCGCGGAACTCATCCACTCGCCGGCAGACGATTACGTGCGCGACTTCTTCCGTAATGTGGATATCTCCCGGTTCCTCAAGGCTTCCAGCATGTTGACCAAGGTCGACAGAGGCCTGATTTCTTGTGATGTCAGTACCCCATCGGAGCAATTCCTCAATCAGCTCATCGATAGCGGGGCGGAGTGCGGCTATGTCTGCGACGAATCCGGGCGCTATCAAGGCTGCGTTACCCCTGCGTCCCTGCACAAGTCAGGTCGCAGCCCCATCCGGGATGCGTTGCTTCGCGATATCAATGCTGTCTCGCTCGACGCCGATTTGCATGAGCTGGCGGCCATTTCACTGAACCAGGAGCACGATGTTCCCGTCACTGATGCGGCCGGAAAGCTCGTCGGTGTGGTGTCCTGTCGGACGATACTCAAGCAGATCATGGAACGGAGGGGTGTATGA